The genomic region GGGATTCCTGACTTCGGAAAAGATGGTGTGGCAGGCCGCTGTCAGACCGGCTTTACTTTTATCTCGGGCTTGGGCAGGTACGGGATCAGGGCTGTTGCGATCTTTGCCAGGTTCATGGACTGGAGCACTACTTTTCCCGGCCCGGTGAGGGTTGTGACAAAGAGCCCTTCGCCCCCGAAGAGTGCGGTCGTGACCCCCCCGGCAAGGGAGATGTCGTAGCTGACCGTATCGTCAAAGCCGACCACAAGGCCGGTCTGGACCTTGACGGTCTCCCCGGGCTGGAGGGTCCGTTCCGCTATATCCCCGCAGCAGTGGAGGAGGAGGGTGCCGTTTCCCGACATCTTCTCAAAGACAAAACCTCCTCCGCCAAAGAGTCCTGCCGGGATATTGG from uncultured Methanoregula sp. harbors:
- a CDS encoding TIGR00266 family protein; this translates as MKYRIIGNNLQMAEIEMPAGVGIYAEAGSMVNMSGTMTMGSELKGGIISGLKRAVTGESLFLTRFVSPDGPGFVAFAGTIPGKIFAVEITFGKQFIAQRESFLCCDEGIELDMAVTANIPAGLFGGGGFVFEKMSGNGTLLLHCCGDIAERTLQPGETVKVQTGLVVGFDDTVSYDISLAGGVTTALFGGEGLFVTTLTGPGKVVLQSMNLAKIATALIPYLPKPEIKVKPV